Part of the Niallia alba genome is shown below.
ATCCCTTCTCTTTTATCCCGCAGGCGAAATGTTTTTTCGGTAAGTACAAATGAACCAGATCCATTTATACTTACTAAGCCACTTATGTTTGGATTCATTGCAAAGATACCATTTGCAATGAACCCACCCATAGAATTACCTACTAAAATAATATTTTTCTTCTTTAACCCTACTACTCTCACAAACTCATCAAATTCATCAATAGTCTGGAGAACTGTATTCCAAAAGTACTTTCGTGTAACGATGGAATCAAAGTGATTTTCCAATGGTTTTCTTTCATCATGATAGATGATATCAGGTATTAAAACGATAAATCCTTCTTTGGCCATTTCTTCTGCCAACTCCATGTAACCTTTTGAAGATCCACCCCACCCATGATAAAGAATTACAATTTTCTCTTTATCTTGTAGTTCATTACTAGATGCATAAAACTTATATTCACCGATCATTTGTCTTTCCACTGTATGTCCCCTTCCCTTTTTCGCCCATATTTAAATGAACCTCTTCACTTTCCCATACTGGATCAGTGAAAGATAAGGATCTCCTTTTAACCCTAGTACCTTACAAAAAGCCGGTTCTGTTTTGTATCCCTGTTTCTTTAGTGAAAGGATTTCCTTTTTTACTGACGGATCCAGTTTTAAAATCGCATGTTCAATTATCATATGTAGATAGGCATATTGCTGTTTAACAGGAATTGGTTGACCAAATAATTCAAATTCGAATCCTTCAAAAAAGAAATTTGCTTTTGTTACTTCCACTTCTCTAATCATTAAACTTTTTAAGCTGAAATTTCTCATTTTACCAAAATGCTCGGTTACAATTTGTTTAAAAGTTTCAACTTCATGGACTTCCATGATTATATCTAAGTCGGAACTATCTATATCCACGCCAATTGGAATCGTTCCACATAGGATAGGCGTATAAGGATGTAAAATTTCGTATATATTTAGTTTCTTTAATGCTAAATAGGCATGTTGTTGCTTTTCGTTCCCTAACCGTAAATAATCTAGTGTATCAAATATTGGACAGTCCATGTTTAATATATCTCCTAATATAGATTAATAACTTATGCTTTATTTCTTCCGTCCTGCTCTCTGTAAAAAAAAAATTTCGATTATTCCGATAATGAATAAGTACAATAAAATTATACCTTTTCATCGCTTAACTTTATGCAATACAAACTGTGACTTGCTTTTCTTAAACTCATTTTTGCTGTAAAAGGTAATTAAATCTTCCTCACAAAATAAACTAATTACATCTATATCAGACAATTCCTTTGATAATTTATCAATAAGTTGAGTACCGATTCCTTTTCTATTATAAGAGCTATGAATAACTACATCTTCAATATAAGCTCTAAAAATCCCATCTGATATAGCTCTTGCAAAGCCTATAAGCGTATTATTTTTCCATGCGCCTACCGCTAATGCTTGGGATAACATTTTTTCCATATCTTGCTCCGTTCTTTCATTCCACCACCCAGCATCTTTATAAAGCTCCATCACTTCACTGGCTTTTATTTGTTTCTCTTTAAATGTACGCAGTTCTATTTTCATGTTATTCCCCTACTGATTTCTTTATTTTAAATAGATAATTTTATAAAATCTTCTTTTGTTAATTTAACCAAAACTATATCTGGCTCACTAACATCTTCATAAGTAAATCCATAATCTACTAGAAGTTTTTGCCCTGGTATATTATTTTTAGCGACTCGGTCAACCATTACCTCACCGTTAAATTCGTAAAAATAATAGTTTAATAGTAGACTAATAGCTTCTTTTGCATAACCTTTCCTACGATACTTATATGCAATTTTTACATTCAATTCTGCTAAACCCTTTTCTTTGTCAAATCGATGGAAACTTACTTCCCCAACTGGAATATCTTCATATGTATAAATAAGGTAATAAAGGTTTCTTTTATCAGTCGGTTGAACCATACGACGATACCATTCGACTTTACGACTTTCCTTAAAATCAACCGTACCACCAACGTCTATCATAGTATCTTTGTCTGCCCAAAGCCATTCAACAAACGCAAGTTCCCTCCATTCAGGCTGTTTAATATATATGTTTTTTCCTAAACTTTTCAATAACATGTCTGGATTCTACCTCCTAATTACCTTCAAAAACAATACCATTACCTCTATAAAATAATTGAATAATTAAGATACTAATAGTAAAAATGACCTTCTAAAATAAAGGTCATTTTTACAAGAAAATTCTTTTTCTAGCAAATAAATCCTCCACTTTGTTTGCTATCACTCTTGGTTTTACATCAATAGCCGTTAAATCCTCTATTTTTACCCACATCGGCAAATAAGTACCACGATCTTGATTACGATCAGTAAATTCTTCCCCTTTTCCCGATCCAATCGTTCCACTAACTACATTCGCTAAGAAAAAATATTGAGTTCCTTGATACTCTAGTTCCGCTAGACATTCTCTTATTCCAACCGTTACACCTAACTCTTCGAATGCTTCCCGTATAGCTGCTTCCTCTGGTTTCTATTCTTTTTCGATTCCTCCACCTGGAAAAACATAATAAGTCGAACTTTCTCTTACTCTTTTTATTAAACAAACTTTATTCTCTTCTATAATGACAACAGAACCTCTATTTCGCACTAATATTCACCTTTTCCTTATTTTTTAAGGAAGAGACTCCTTTTTTAACACCAACTATTCCATTCAATTTATACACTAGATTAACAAAGAAGGGGTCTTTTTAGAAAGGCCCTTTTCCTATAGATTTATTGAGATTTTTCTATTTATTTTAGTGGGTTACCATGAACAATATGCCAATGTAAATGTTTTGAATCTTGATACTTCCCGATATTGGTAATAACTCTGCATGCACCATGCTCTTGAGTTACTGTAGCAGCCACTTGTTTTATAACACCAAAAAGCTCCAATAGTAAATTATTATCCGCTTCTTCTAAAGTAATTAGAGAAGCGATATGTTTTTTCGGAATAGTAACGATATGGATTGGATAGAAGGGTTTTGTATGATAATAAGCTAAGACATTTTCTGTTTCCATAACTTTTCTAACCGTTGTTTTTCCGCTAAGAACCTCGTCACAATAGAAATCTTCTGTCATATTGGTTCCTCCTGTTTATTATTTAATAACGGAACTTCCATCAGTTGGATTTTCCTCTTCCTCCACTGATGATTAGTGCATTTATCGGACGATTCATTACGAGAGAGTGATTTTCTCCAGATTGCCGTTTGGTCTTACTGAGCTTTTTGAGTGGGATAAATTTTATGGTCTTTTATCCCATGGGTCGATTACGCCTATTATTTTTCTCTCCCTTTTATTTTTTATGGCTTCGATTACCCCATCTGAAATCTCTTCATGTGTTAGCCATCTTGAATGGTCTTTTTCCAAAATGAAACCTAGTTGAATCTGATAATAGCTGCAATTTTCTGGAATGGCTATTTCCTTCTTTACTTCCGATAAATCTGAACTACTACCAATAATGTGGAATAAACACCATTTATGTCCATCCTTAGAAACTTCGTCCTTTACTATATTCAATGTATTTTCCCCTATAGAATGAACCCATGCAACAACCAAATCAATTGGCCCATTCTGTTGAATGGTCCAACTTAACATCTCTCTAAATACAGTAGAATTTGTATAATCAACCAATAATGGAGTTATTTTCGTTTTAGCATTCAAGTTATCTACTAATCTATTCATAGGAACAGGGTTTCTCCCAACAATAGATATTTTGTAGCCTTCTTGTTCAGCTAGCCATCTAGATACCTCAACAAGCATTCCTGTGCCGCCAATAATTAATACATGCGTCATTTCACTGCTACCCCCTTTTAAATCGTTTATCGGTACTCCCTTTCAGTATCTAACCAATCATTCATAATTTCTTCGTTACTAAGCTCATATTCTTCTATAGTTCCACCAATTAAAGTATGATCTACTTCTATTTCTGTACTATTTACTGTTTTTTCACTTTTATTTTCTAAAGAATCTACTAGATAATATAATTTCTGTCCATCCTGCCCCCACTTCACTCCATATATATTTTCGTATATAAGTGAAGCAGTATAATACTGTTTCCATTCAACCATTTCCAGATGATACATATACACTCTGGCACTTTCTGGGTAGCCACCTATCATAGTAATTATATTTTCATTAGGAGACCATGCAATCCCAAATGGAGGCTCATACCCCATATAGTTATCCTCATCTCCAATTTTTTCGATAAGATTAAGTGTTTCTCCCGACTGAAGATTAACTACATATACACTTAGTCCTTTTTTATCCCAGATATCCATTGCTGCATATTTTTGATCGTAGGATAATTGTACGCTCTTAATTTCAGACTCCTTAGAGGGTAATTCTATTTGTACATTATTATTTGCACTCTTAAGTGTAAGCTTGGATTCTTCTCGTTTTAATAAGAAGGTTGAAGTTTCAGCGGCCATTTTTGATTGATTTTTAATGGTTATCACATTAGCATTTCTAGCATATTCAATCTTCTTCGTCTCACATCCACTTAACACACTAAAGATTAATGCTATTATTATAAATTGCCGGACAACTCGCATAATTACTCCTTTTCCTAGATGCATATAAAGTAAAGAACTATACATTACTTCCTAAAAATTCCTCTTCACTTCTAACTTTAACAAATTTCTCCCATTTATATAAAGTAAAATCAATGATATTCTATAGAAAAGTTAAACTACAGAGGTGAATGGCTTGAAAATTTTAAACTTTGGATCTTTAAATATTGATAAGGTATATTCCGTTCCTCATTTCGTTTCTGCTGGAGAGACATTGTCTTCGACGAATTATGAAGAATTTCCTGGAGGTAAGGGGTTAAATCAATCGATTGCGCTTGCTAAAGCTGGAGCAGAAGTCTACCACACGGGAAAGATTGGAAAAGACGGTCTATTCTTGAAAGACATTTTATCTGAATCGAATGTGAATATTGATTGGATTGAAGAAACTGGGACCACAACAGGTCATGCGATTATTCAAGTTTCTTCCAGTGGGGAAAATTGTATTCTTTTATTTGGCGGAGCAAATAAAGAAATAACAATTGATCAAATTAACGATGTTCTAGTGAATTTTTCGCAGGACGATTTACTGCTATTGCAAAACGAAATCAACGATTTAGAATACATAGTGGAAAAAGCACACAAAAAAGGATTAAAAATTGCCCTTAATCCATCTCCAATTAATGAAACAATTACCAAACTAGGCTTTTCTAAAATTGATTACTTAATTTTAAATGAAATAGAAGCAAAGGCAATTACAGGTGAAAACATGAATGACAAGATTTTTCAAAGACTATTGTCATTAAACAAACAGCTAAAAATAGTGTTAACTTTAGGCACAGAAGGCGTGATTTATAAAGATAGTGTTCAAGAACATAGACAACCATCCTATAAAGTAGATGCAGTCGACACTACTGCTGCTGGTGACACCTTCTTAGGTTATTTTTTA
Proteins encoded:
- a CDS encoding alpha/beta hydrolase family protein — translated: MERQMIGEYKFYASSNELQDKEKIVILYHGWGGSSKGYMELAEEMAKEGFIVLIPDIIYHDERKPLENHFDSIVTRKYFWNTVLQTIDEFDEFVRVVGLKKKNIILVGNSMGGFIANGIFAMNPNISGLVSINGSGSFVLTEKTFRLRDKREGMTQEEENQLKKYDPMDKPSSLSPVLLMHGDSDTIIPIEGQENYYKYLTQEEKRTNIEWEIFKKVNHEFTPAMMEKLIGWLKSI
- a CDS encoding DUF4269 domain-containing protein, with the protein product MDCPIFDTLDYLRLGNEKQQHAYLALKKLNIYEILHPYTPILCGTIPIGVDIDSSDLDIIMEVHEVETFKQIVTEHFGKMRNFSLKSLMIREVEVTKANFFFEGFEFELFGQPIPVKQQYAYLHMIIEHAILKLDPSVKKEILSLKKQGYKTEPAFCKVLGLKGDPYLSLIQYGKVKRFI
- a CDS encoding GNAT family N-acetyltransferase, whose product is MRTFKEKQIKASEVMELYKDAGWWNERTEQDMEKMLSQALAVGAWKNNTLIGFARAISDGIFRAYIEDVVIHSSYNRKGIGTQLIDKLSKELSDIDVISLFCEEDLITFYSKNEFKKSKSQFVLHKVKR
- a CDS encoding GNAT family N-acetyltransferase, producing the protein MLLKSLGKNIYIKQPEWRELAFVEWLWADKDTMIDVGGTVDFKESRKVEWYRRMVQPTDKRNLYYLIYTYEDIPVGEVSFHRFDKEKGLAELNVKIAYKYRRKGYAKEAISLLLNYYFYEFNGEVMVDRVAKNNIPGQKLLVDYGFTYEDVSEPDIVLVKLTKEDFIKLSI
- a CDS encoding HIT domain-containing protein, whose amino-acid sequence is MTEDFYCDEVLSGKTTVRKVMETENVLAYYHTKPFYPIHIVTIPKKHIASLITLEEADNNLLLELFGVIKQVAATVTQEHGACRVITNIGKYQDSKHLHWHIVHGNPLK
- a CDS encoding short-chain dehydrogenase; this translates as MTHVLIIGGTGMLVEVSRWLAEQEGYKISIVGRNPVPMNRLVDNLNAKTKITPLLVDYTNSTVFREMLSWTIQQNGPIDLVVAWVHSIGENTLNIVKDEVSKDGHKWCLFHIIGSSSDLSEVKKEIAIPENCSYYQIQLGFILEKDHSRWLTHEEISDGVIEAIKNKRERKIIGVIDPWDKRP
- a CDS encoding ribokinase; amino-acid sequence: MNGLKILNFGSLNIDKVYSVPHFVSAGETLSSTNYEEFPGGKGLNQSIALAKAGAEVYHTGKIGKDGLFLKDILSESNVNIDWIEETGTTTGHAIIQVSSSGENCILLFGGANKEITIDQINDVLVNFSQDDLLLLQNEINDLEYIVEKAHKKGLKIALNPSPINETITKLGFSKIDYLILNEIEAKAITGENMNDKIFQRLLSLNKQLKIVLTLGTEGVIYKDSVQEHRQPSYKVDAVDTTAAGDTFLGYFLSQISQHTDIKKSLQIAAKAASIAVTRKGAASSIPTWQEVIETI